The proteins below come from a single Synechococcus sp. WH 8101 genomic window:
- a CDS encoding sulfotransferase has product MQSPDRKANNQKLFILGVGAQRAGTTWVHEQLQRCAGVNMGFTKEYHIFCNKKKSMRGQWRRHRRQQEQLKTSFGSTRRFSHEEFLALPTEQKQLLMRVRHHHYVDYFDRLVADNPTIHTTGDISPYYAQLHADRLRYIRRRLHRRGFTVKLIFLLRDPVDRIQSQLRLIWRDQIQESIGRQTDPDIALALHFRSRGIERHTRYENTLAAIEAAFPPEDVLVEFHERLFQSDSHNRLASFLQLDLPMPEWSEKVNAAPGPMPHNQALLEEVARHYGATYAACRDRFGTLVDELWPYARFA; this is encoded by the coding sequence ATGCAGAGTCCGGATCGCAAAGCCAACAACCAGAAGCTCTTCATCCTTGGCGTTGGCGCTCAACGGGCCGGCACCACCTGGGTGCATGAACAACTCCAGCGTTGCGCCGGGGTGAACATGGGATTCACGAAGGAATATCACATTTTCTGCAACAAAAAAAAGAGCATGCGCGGCCAATGGCGCCGCCATCGGCGTCAACAAGAGCAACTCAAGACCAGCTTCGGCTCGACGCGCCGCTTCAGCCATGAGGAGTTTCTGGCTCTGCCCACCGAGCAGAAACAGCTCCTGATGCGGGTGCGCCATCACCACTATGTCGACTATTTCGATCGCTTAGTGGCTGATAACCCCACCATTCACACCACCGGCGACATTTCGCCCTACTACGCCCAACTCCATGCCGACAGGTTGCGCTACATCCGCCGTCGGCTGCACCGCCGTGGCTTCACGGTGAAGCTGATTTTTCTGTTGCGCGATCCAGTGGATCGGATTCAGTCGCAGCTGCGTTTGATCTGGCGCGATCAGATTCAGGAATCCATTGGCAGGCAGACGGATCCAGACATCGCTCTTGCCCTGCACTTCCGCTCCCGCGGCATCGAACGCCACACCCGCTATGAGAACACCCTGGCCGCGATCGAAGCCGCGTTCCCGCCTGAAGATGTGCTGGTGGAGTTCCACGAACGGCTGTTTCAATCCGACTCCCACAACCGTCTTGCCAGCTTTCTGCAGCTTGATCTCCCCATGCCCGAGTGGTCTGAAAAAGTGAACGCCGCACCTGGCCCGATGCCCCACAACCAGGCCCTCTTGGAAGAGGTAGCCCGGCACTACGGCGCCACCTATGCCGCCTGCCGCGATCGATTCGGCACTCTGGTGGATGAGCTCTGGCCCTACGCCCGCTTCGCCTGA
- the selD gene encoding selenide, water dikinase SelD, with amino-acid sequence MAASDQHLLLAGGGHSHALVLRRWAMQPRRRPPGLITLVSRSRTSLYSGMIPSLIAGHYQRGDVSLDLAALADRAGIAFVQAEITGIDPHNQQLLLQGRPALPYRRLSCNLGCLTPALEGAVAIDTVAIKPLEPALAWLEVQDAEGGAAADLDAPAPPLTVVGSGLAALEVVLALRQRWPQRRLQLQARNLDRLPASLRSALRRARIQLLAAEHKLCGPVLNCSGSRAPSWLAASGLPCDGRGRLRTNASLQVLGHPEILAAGDCAVIDAAPRPPSGVWAVRAALPLAQTLEALATGRTPPSWRPQRRALQLLGDRPQAWALWGPFWFGPQRWIWHWKQRIDRRFMARLQPLNAMASAAEGAQQAAMLCRGCAAKLPAQPLQRALARAGLDRLGRLPEDAQCLGRDDQGQLLLQSVDGFPALLSDPWLNARLTTLHACSDLLACGARPHSAQAVVTLPAVAEGLQQHLLSQTLAGIRDALSEQGADLIGGHTLEARSSGPEAIPSPISLGLQVSLSVQGAVAPERFWPKRGLQAGDQLWLSRPLGTGVLFAAAMAGAAAAADLERAQQQMNQSQHELVETLQQLVTTKPGAIHAATDITGFGLLGHLLEMLPPDRSRRIQLHADAIPALPGALALLEQGIASSLAPANRQAWSALDPNGDQAAAVTLQLGTIQPGSSAHRALLELLVDPQTCGPLLIASDPGLHGALTSLPADLHPIGVVI; translated from the coding sequence ATGGCGGCGTCTGATCAGCATCTGCTGCTCGCCGGCGGTGGCCACAGCCACGCCCTGGTGCTGCGCCGCTGGGCGATGCAACCGCGTCGCCGGCCGCCAGGGTTGATCACCCTCGTGAGCCGCAGCCGCACCAGCCTCTATTCCGGCATGATCCCGAGCCTGATCGCCGGCCACTACCAGCGAGGCGACGTGAGCCTCGATCTCGCCGCCCTGGCTGATCGGGCCGGTATCGCCTTCGTGCAGGCGGAGATCACCGGGATCGATCCCCACAATCAGCAGCTGCTGCTGCAGGGCCGCCCCGCCCTCCCCTACCGGCGCCTCAGCTGCAACCTCGGCTGCCTCACCCCGGCGCTGGAAGGTGCTGTTGCGATCGACACCGTGGCGATCAAGCCCCTGGAGCCAGCCCTGGCCTGGTTAGAAGTCCAAGATGCTGAAGGCGGTGCTGCTGCTGATCTCGATGCTCCGGCACCACCCTTGACGGTGGTGGGGAGTGGTCTGGCAGCGCTGGAGGTGGTGCTCGCCCTGCGCCAGCGCTGGCCCCAACGCCGCCTGCAGCTGCAAGCCCGCAACCTCGATCGCCTGCCGGCGTCCCTGCGCAGCGCCCTGAGGCGCGCCCGGATCCAACTGCTGGCTGCCGAGCACAAGCTTTGCGGCCCCGTCCTCAACTGCAGCGGCAGCCGTGCCCCCTCCTGGCTCGCCGCCAGTGGCCTGCCCTGCGATGGCCGAGGGCGCCTGCGCACCAACGCCAGCCTGCAGGTGCTCGGCCATCCCGAGATCCTCGCCGCCGGTGATTGCGCCGTGATCGACGCGGCGCCCCGGCCGCCCTCCGGCGTCTGGGCCGTGCGCGCTGCCCTGCCCCTGGCCCAGACCCTGGAGGCCCTGGCAACTGGCCGCACACCACCCAGCTGGCGCCCCCAGCGCCGCGCCCTGCAACTGCTCGGGGATCGCCCCCAGGCCTGGGCCCTCTGGGGGCCCTTCTGGTTCGGGCCACAGCGCTGGATCTGGCACTGGAAACAACGGATCGACCGCCGCTTCATGGCGCGCCTGCAGCCGCTCAACGCCATGGCCAGTGCTGCAGAAGGTGCGCAGCAAGCCGCCATGCTCTGCCGCGGTTGCGCCGCCAAGCTGCCAGCCCAGCCCCTGCAACGGGCGCTAGCCAGGGCCGGCCTCGATCGCCTCGGCCGCCTGCCGGAGGATGCCCAGTGTCTGGGCCGTGATGATCAGGGCCAGCTGCTGCTGCAGAGCGTGGATGGCTTCCCTGCCCTACTCAGCGACCCCTGGCTCAACGCCCGCCTCACCACCCTCCATGCCTGCTCCGACCTCTTGGCCTGCGGTGCCCGGCCCCACTCGGCCCAGGCGGTGGTGACCCTGCCGGCCGTGGCCGAGGGCCTGCAACAGCATCTGCTCAGCCAGACCCTCGCCGGCATCCGCGACGCTCTGAGCGAACAGGGCGCCGACCTGATCGGCGGCCACACCCTGGAAGCGCGCAGCTCCGGTCCAGAAGCCATCCCGAGCCCGATCAGCCTGGGATTGCAGGTCAGCCTCAGCGTGCAGGGCGCCGTTGCACCCGAGCGCTTCTGGCCCAAGCGCGGCCTGCAGGCCGGTGATCAACTCTGGTTGAGCCGTCCGCTCGGCACCGGCGTGCTGTTCGCCGCCGCCATGGCCGGAGCCGCCGCGGCCGCCGACCTGGAGCGGGCGCAGCAGCAGATGAACCAAAGCCAGCATGAGCTGGTGGAGACACTGCAACAGCTGGTGACCACCAAGCCTGGCGCTATCCATGCCGCCACCGACATCACTGGCTTCGGGTTGCTGGGCCATCTGCTCGAAATGCTGCCGCCGGATCGCTCCCGCCGGATCCAGCTCCATGCCGACGCGATCCCAGCCCTGCCCGGCGCCCTCGCCCTGCTGGAACAAGGCATCGCCAGCAGCCTCGCCCCCGCCAACCGCCAGGCCTGGAGCGCGCTCGACCCGAACGGTGATCAAGCCGCCGCCGTCACCCTCCAGCTCGGGACGATCCAGCCAGGCAGCAGCGCTCACCGGGCCCTGCTGGAGCTGCTGGTGGATCCCCAGACCTGCGGCCCCTTGCTGATTGCCTCGGACCCAGGCCTCCATGGGGCCCTAACCTCGCTTCCAGCCGACCTTCATCCCATCGGCGTGGTGATCTGA
- a CDS encoding capsular polysaccharide synthesis protein, translating into MELGVPRQHRLLIPRTLWIAWHQGLQTAPDLVQACIQRWAALNPAWSVRVVTYDDWSHWLPAAALQRYSTLPELKPAHQADWLRLQLLLHHGGVWADATVLCRQPLDAWLPERCDEGFFAFANPGPDRLLSNWFLASSPDHPLMQHWSKRYEQLLRYPRPKWCKPLQKPLRRWLKHRLKHSPHAARIWCHPLTHRLSAHLPYFGQHYCFTEILRTQPPLRALWRAVPTLSAGPCHWLQFHADEGGAGNAAAPLRKPTVAQAPVFKLNRRVNTPNQAGVRAELKRNHGGV; encoded by the coding sequence ATGGAACTGGGTGTTCCGCGCCAGCATCGGCTTCTGATCCCCCGCACGCTCTGGATCGCCTGGCATCAGGGTCTCCAGACTGCACCCGACCTTGTGCAGGCCTGCATCCAACGCTGGGCCGCGCTCAACCCTGCCTGGTCGGTGCGTGTCGTTACGTATGACGACTGGTCACACTGGCTTCCTGCCGCTGCCTTGCAGCGTTACAGCACCCTGCCTGAGCTCAAGCCTGCCCATCAGGCCGACTGGTTGCGCCTGCAGCTGCTGCTCCACCATGGCGGCGTGTGGGCCGATGCCACCGTGCTCTGCCGCCAACCGCTTGATGCCTGGCTGCCGGAGCGTTGTGACGAGGGCTTCTTCGCCTTTGCCAACCCGGGCCCCGATCGTCTGCTCTCCAACTGGTTCCTGGCCAGCAGCCCCGATCACCCCCTGATGCAGCACTGGAGCAAGCGCTACGAGCAGTTGCTGCGTTACCCGCGGCCGAAATGGTGCAAGCCTCTGCAGAAACCGCTGCGGCGGTGGCTCAAGCACCGTCTCAAACACTCGCCCCACGCCGCGCGCATCTGGTGCCACCCCCTCACCCATCGCCTCAGCGCCCACCTGCCCTATTTCGGCCAGCACTACTGCTTCACGGAGATCCTCAGAACCCAGCCGCCCCTGCGGGCCCTCTGGCGCGCAGTGCCGACCCTGTCCGCTGGGCCCTGCCATTGGTTGCAGTTCCATGCCGATGAAGGAGGCGCCGGGAACGCAGCAGCACCGCTCAGAAAGCCCACCGTTGCGCAGGCACCCGTGTTCAAGCTCAACCGTCGCGTCAACACGCCTAACCAGGCGGGGGTGCGGGCGGAACTGAAGCGCAATCATGGCGGCGTCTGA
- the galE gene encoding UDP-glucose 4-epimerase GalE: MARLLITGGAGFIGSHTCVVLLEAGHDLVVLDDFSNSSPVALERVQELAGRSLELVRGDLRDPVLLEQVFASADAAGAPIEAVIHFAGLKAVGESVAQPLRYWDVNVAGSRALLSTMDAHGCRTLVFSSSATLYGYPETVPIPETAPVQPINPYGHTKASVERMLADLAASAPDAWRIACLRYFNPVGAHPSGRIGEDPNGIPNNLFPFVSQVAIGRRQRLSVFGGDWPTPDGSGVRDYIHVMDLAEGHRAALDALLGDRPQLLTLNLGSGVGASVLEVVRAFEAASGRAVPYEVVDRRPGDAAITVADPSLAAERLGWRTQRSLADMCRDGWAWQSANPQGYQGAS; this comes from the coding sequence ATGGCGCGCCTGCTCATCACCGGCGGTGCCGGCTTCATTGGCAGCCACACCTGTGTGGTGCTGCTCGAGGCTGGCCACGACCTGGTGGTGCTCGACGATTTCTCCAACAGCTCACCAGTGGCCCTGGAGCGGGTTCAGGAGCTGGCCGGTCGTTCGCTCGAGCTGGTGCGCGGTGATCTACGCGATCCGGTGCTGCTGGAGCAGGTGTTCGCTAGTGCCGACGCGGCGGGCGCGCCGATCGAGGCGGTGATCCACTTCGCTGGCCTCAAGGCCGTCGGCGAATCCGTCGCCCAGCCCCTGCGCTATTGGGACGTGAACGTGGCCGGCTCCCGCGCCCTTTTGAGCACCATGGACGCCCACGGCTGCCGCACGCTGGTGTTCAGCAGCAGCGCCACCCTCTACGGCTATCCAGAAACGGTGCCGATCCCAGAAACCGCACCGGTGCAGCCGATCAACCCCTACGGCCACACCAAGGCGTCGGTGGAGCGCATGCTCGCCGATCTGGCCGCTAGCGCACCGGACGCCTGGCGCATTGCCTGCCTGCGCTACTTCAACCCCGTGGGCGCCCACCCCTCCGGCCGCATCGGCGAAGACCCCAACGGCATCCCCAACAACCTCTTCCCGTTCGTGAGCCAGGTGGCGATCGGCCGGCGCCAGCGCCTGAGCGTGTTCGGTGGCGACTGGCCCACCCCCGACGGCAGCGGCGTGCGCGACTACATCCACGTGATGGACCTGGCCGAGGGCCACCGCGCCGCCCTCGATGCCCTGCTGGGGGATAGGCCCCAGCTGCTCACCCTCAACCTCGGCAGTGGTGTGGGGGCTTCGGTGCTCGAAGTGGTTCGTGCCTTTGAGGCCGCCTCCGGGCGTGCTGTGCCCTATGAGGTGGTGGATCGCCGCCCCGGCGATGCAGCGATCACCGTGGCCGATCCCTCCCTTGCTGCCGAGCGCCTCGGTTGGCGCACCCAGCGCTCTCTGGCCGACATGTGCCGCGACGGCTGGGCTTGGCAATCGGCCAATCCCCAGGGCTACCAGGGGGCGTCCTGA
- a CDS encoding Wzz/FepE/Etk N-terminal domain-containing protein, which yields MTTAPAEQPLAITPASDDEIDLRQVAGALVRRWPWIVGGGVLGLLIAGIQLARTKPVYQGEFQIVLSGEKAGGAASLLSQNPALAAIAGLGGGGDSIATEVQILNSPSVLRPVFDAVKARKPPEEAKAMRFQNWAKSAITAEQEKATSVLNVEFRDTNEQLVLPITRMISQAYQSYSNRGRARELNNVIAYLKEQINQIKPQAEASSRAALDYGYANGLGLLDGLPLAGSVAGAGGAEGSGAKVAGSGGSVEAARTAAQQKVKALQVQIQEATKAGAGSLYFASQLASLTDKSSTFDQLTSVETRLAELRSRFKDNDPLVQKLQRERNTLVRYINQQTIALLKGELDLAQANLQALNRPKEVVARHRELTQEALRDEATLVSLQNLLKQFQLEQARATSPWELISTPTLLDKPVSPRKGRTLALGLLVGLVLGSGGALVADRRSGRVFSSDELSRDLPGPLLERLPFHGAITPDAWRAPIQLLADGPLRGSGAIALIPVGALDADALEGFTAELRRALGSARELVVSRDLLATRSAATQLLLTAPGAAKREQLRQLCEQLALQGSPVAGWVLLDTGLDASTEA from the coding sequence ATGACCACCGCCCCCGCTGAACAGCCCCTGGCGATCACCCCAGCCAGCGACGACGAGATCGATCTGCGCCAGGTGGCCGGCGCTCTTGTGCGCCGCTGGCCCTGGATCGTGGGGGGAGGGGTTCTTGGACTCCTGATCGCTGGAATTCAACTGGCTCGCACCAAGCCGGTGTATCAGGGTGAGTTCCAGATCGTTCTGTCTGGCGAAAAAGCGGGTGGCGCTGCCTCTTTGCTCTCCCAGAACCCTGCCCTGGCGGCGATCGCGGGCCTCGGCGGCGGCGGCGACTCGATCGCCACCGAGGTGCAGATCCTCAACAGCCCTTCGGTGCTGCGGCCCGTCTTCGATGCCGTGAAAGCGCGCAAACCGCCTGAAGAAGCCAAAGCCATGCGATTTCAGAATTGGGCCAAGTCGGCGATCACCGCTGAACAAGAAAAAGCCACCTCCGTGCTCAACGTGGAATTCCGCGACACCAACGAACAACTGGTGCTGCCGATCACCCGCATGATCTCCCAGGCCTACCAGAGCTATTCCAATCGCGGCCGCGCCCGCGAACTCAACAATGTGATCGCCTATCTCAAAGAGCAGATCAACCAGATCAAACCCCAGGCGGAGGCCAGCTCCCGCGCCGCCCTCGACTATGGCTACGCCAACGGTCTCGGCCTGCTCGATGGCCTGCCCCTCGCCGGCAGCGTGGCCGGGGCCGGTGGAGCTGAAGGAAGCGGAGCGAAAGTGGCTGGCAGTGGCGGCAGTGTGGAAGCGGCCCGCACCGCCGCCCAGCAGAAAGTGAAGGCGCTGCAGGTGCAGATCCAGGAAGCCACCAAAGCCGGTGCCGGCTCCCTCTATTTCGCCTCCCAGCTCGCCTCCCTCACCGACAAGTCGTCGACCTTCGACCAGCTCACCTCGGTGGAGACCCGCCTGGCCGAGCTGCGGTCCCGCTTCAAAGACAATGACCCCCTGGTGCAGAAGCTGCAACGGGAGCGCAACACCCTGGTGCGCTACATCAACCAACAGACGATCGCCCTGCTCAAAGGCGAGCTCGATCTGGCCCAGGCCAACCTCCAAGCCCTCAACCGCCCCAAGGAGGTGGTGGCCCGCCACCGCGAACTCACCCAGGAGGCCCTGCGCGATGAGGCCACCCTGGTGAGCTTGCAGAACCTGCTCAAGCAATTCCAGCTGGAGCAGGCCCGCGCCACCAGCCCTTGGGAGCTGATCTCCACCCCCACCCTGCTCGACAAGCCCGTGAGCCCCCGCAAGGGCCGCACCCTCGCCCTCGGCCTGCTCGTCGGCCTCGTGCTCGGCAGTGGCGGTGCCCTGGTAGCCGATCGCCGTAGTGGCCGCGTGTTCAGCAGCGATGAGCTCAGCCGCGACCTGCCTGGCCCCCTGCTCGAGCGCCTGCCCTTCCATGGCGCCATCACCCCAGACGCCTGGCGCGCCCCGATCCAGCTGCTTGCCGATGGTCCCCTGCGCGGCAGCGGTGCCATCGCCCTGATCCCCGTGGGTGCGCTCGATGCTGACGCCCTCGAAGGCTTCACCGCCGAGCTACGCCGGGCCCTCGGCAGCGCACGCGAACTGGTCGTGAGTCGCGATCTGCTCGCCACCCGCAGCGCCGCCACCCAGCTGCTGCTCACCGCTCCCGGCGCCGCCAAACGCGAACAGCTGCGTCAACTGTGCGAACAGCTCGCCCTCCAGGGCAGCCCGGTGGCCGGCTGGGTGCTGCTCGACACCGGGCTCGACGCTTCCACCGAGGCCTGA
- a CDS encoding polysaccharide biosynthesis/export family protein yields MKKRCYLTCAGLALTTALPAVQGQQLQETIQLQESVSDTITIKAPAKTSTPRPLPTAPIQDAYILGPGDAVVVELLDVPEYSGVFTIGPDGTLYLPRLRSLFVEGLTVEELRYFLTQQFSAYVRDPQVFVSPAAYRPIRVYIGGEVARPGYYYLSGQQEIPQSGASSVDISVREVSANPVNPNDFVAGRNPVINPAAQAKPTIGGVQIQTGLRLPTVFDALRTAGGVTPFSKLSEVSVTRKRPLSSGGGKMRTTLDFLTLITEGNESQNIRLFDGDTVVVARSPTELREQIIKAGQTNLSPDFFQVYVTGRVREPGAKVLPQGASLDQALAAAGGQKLLRGQVEFIRFNRDGTTDKRKFFVGGANPAGSYKNPILMAGDVVRVNDSPLSATVTVLNELTAPAVGIYSVYSLFK; encoded by the coding sequence ATGAAAAAGCGTTGCTACCTCACCTGTGCGGGCCTTGCCCTCACCACGGCCCTCCCGGCCGTGCAAGGGCAACAGCTGCAGGAGACGATCCAGCTGCAGGAGAGCGTCAGCGACACGATCACCATCAAGGCGCCCGCCAAAACCAGCACGCCGCGACCCTTGCCCACTGCGCCGATCCAGGACGCCTACATCCTTGGCCCCGGTGATGCCGTGGTGGTGGAGCTGCTCGATGTGCCCGAGTATTCGGGTGTGTTCACCATCGGCCCCGACGGCACCCTCTACCTGCCGCGGCTGCGCTCCCTCTTCGTGGAGGGGCTCACGGTGGAGGAGCTGCGCTACTTCCTCACCCAGCAGTTCAGCGCCTACGTGCGCGATCCCCAGGTGTTCGTGAGCCCGGCCGCCTACCGGCCGATTCGCGTCTACATCGGCGGTGAAGTGGCCCGGCCTGGCTATTACTACCTCTCCGGGCAGCAAGAAATACCCCAGAGCGGAGCAAGCTCAGTCGACATCAGCGTTCGCGAAGTCAGCGCCAACCCGGTGAATCCAAACGACTTTGTTGCCGGCCGCAATCCTGTGATCAATCCAGCAGCCCAAGCCAAGCCCACCATCGGTGGCGTTCAGATTCAGACAGGCCTGCGTCTGCCCACCGTCTTCGATGCCCTGCGCACCGCCGGTGGCGTCACCCCCTTCTCCAAGCTCAGCGAGGTGTCCGTCACCCGCAAACGCCCCCTCAGCAGTGGTGGCGGCAAGATGCGCACCACCCTCGATTTCCTCACCCTGATCACTGAGGGCAACGAATCCCAGAACATCCGCCTCTTCGATGGCGACACCGTCGTCGTCGCCCGATCACCAACGGAACTGCGCGAGCAGATCATCAAAGCTGGCCAGACCAACCTCAGCCCCGATTTCTTTCAGGTGTACGTGACCGGTCGCGTCCGCGAGCCCGGCGCCAAGGTGCTGCCCCAGGGGGCCTCCCTCGACCAGGCCCTCGCTGCCGCCGGTGGCCAGAAACTGCTGCGCGGCCAGGTGGAGTTTATCCGCTTCAACCGCGACGGCACCACCGACAAACGCAAGTTCTTCGTAGGCGGCGCCAATCCGGCCGGGTCTTACAAGAATCCGATCCTGATGGCTGGTGATGTGGTGAGGGTGAACGACTCACCCCTCTCGGCCACCGTCACCGTGCTCAATGAGCTCACTGCTCCTGCCGTGGGCATCTATTCCGTCTACAGCCTGTTCAAGTGA
- the gmd gene encoding GDP-mannose 4,6-dehydratase, translating into MTASTPASTTSPAKTALITGITGQDGSYLAELLLEKGYVVHGIKRRASSFNTTRIDHLYQDPHESDPRLVLHYGDLTDSTNLIRIIQQVQPDEIYNLGAQSHVAVSFEAPEYTANSDALGTLRILEAVRMLGLTAKTRIYQASTSELYGLVQEVPQKESTPFYPRSPYGVAKLYAYWITVNYREAYGMYACNGILFNHESPRRGETFVTRKITRGLARIDAGLEQCLFMGNLDSLRDWGHARDYVEMQWRMLQQEGPPEDFVIATGRQESVRRFIELAAAELGWGGIQWQGEGLQETGRRADTGEVVVRIDPRYFRPAEVETLLGDPTRAKEKLGWTPTTTLEELVAEMVAADREDAKKEAYLKRKGFQVVGSMENPPTNPEAIKAAGGAA; encoded by the coding sequence ATGACAGCAAGCACCCCCGCTTCAACCACTTCTCCCGCCAAAACCGCGCTGATCACCGGCATCACCGGCCAGGACGGCAGCTACCTGGCGGAGCTCCTGCTGGAGAAGGGCTACGTGGTGCATGGCATCAAGCGCCGGGCCAGCAGCTTCAACACCACCCGGATCGATCACCTCTACCAGGATCCCCACGAAAGCGATCCTCGCCTGGTGCTGCACTACGGCGACCTCACCGACAGCACCAACCTGATCCGGATCATCCAGCAGGTGCAGCCCGATGAGATTTACAACCTCGGCGCCCAGAGCCACGTGGCGGTGAGCTTTGAGGCGCCTGAATACACCGCCAATTCCGACGCGCTCGGCACCCTGCGGATCCTGGAGGCGGTGCGGATGCTGGGGCTCACAGCCAAAACCCGCATCTACCAGGCCAGTACCAGCGAGCTCTACGGCTTGGTGCAGGAGGTGCCGCAGAAGGAGAGCACCCCCTTCTATCCACGTAGCCCCTACGGCGTGGCCAAGCTCTACGCCTACTGGATCACGGTGAACTACCGCGAGGCCTACGGGATGTATGCCTGCAACGGCATCCTGTTCAATCACGAGAGCCCGCGGCGCGGCGAGACTTTTGTGACCCGCAAGATCACCCGCGGCCTGGCGCGGATCGATGCAGGGCTGGAGCAGTGCCTGTTCATGGGCAACCTTGACTCCCTGCGTGACTGGGGCCACGCCCGCGACTATGTGGAGATGCAGTGGCGCATGCTTCAGCAGGAAGGACCGCCGGAAGACTTCGTGATCGCCACCGGACGGCAGGAATCGGTGCGGCGCTTCATTGAACTGGCCGCAGCTGAGCTGGGTTGGGGCGGCATCCAGTGGCAGGGCGAAGGCCTCCAGGAAACCGGCAGACGTGCCGACACGGGCGAGGTGGTGGTGCGCATCGACCCTCGCTACTTCCGCCCGGCGGAGGTCGAAACCTTGCTGGGTGATCCCACCAGGGCCAAGGAGAAGCTGGGCTGGACCCCCACCACCACCCTGGAAGAACTGGTGGCCGAGATGGTGGCTGCTGACCGTGAGGACGCCAAGAAAGAGGCCTACCTCAAACGCAAGGGCTTTCAGGTGGTGGGCTCGATGGAGAACCCGCCGACGAACCCTGAAGCGATCAAGGCGGCTGGAGGGGCTGCGTGA
- a CDS encoding GDP-L-fucose synthase has product MNSLITPADRIFVAGHRGMAGSAICRALERAGFHQLLTASRSELDLLDGPAVEAWFAKHQPTVVVLAAAKVGGIQANSSSPADFLLENLKIQTQVIETAWRSGVRRLLFLGSSCIYPKFAEQPIREEALLTGALEPTNEWYAIAKIAGIKLCEALRLQHGFDAISLMPTNLYGPGDNYHPTNSHVLPALIRRFHEAAEANAPSVTCWGTGSPLREFLHVDDLGEACVFALEHWSPALGELTYLNVGTGKDLSIRELAEAVATATGYQGAIHWDSSKPDGTPKKQLDVTRLAALGWRARISLAEGLASTVALFREEHAQLLVRL; this is encoded by the coding sequence GTGAACTCCCTGATCACCCCCGCCGACCGCATCTTCGTGGCTGGCCACCGCGGCATGGCCGGCAGCGCCATCTGCCGCGCCCTCGAGCGCGCCGGCTTCCACCAACTGCTCACCGCCAGCCGCTCTGAGCTCGACCTGCTCGATGGCCCTGCCGTGGAAGCCTGGTTCGCCAAACACCAACCCACGGTGGTGGTGCTCGCCGCAGCAAAAGTGGGCGGCATTCAAGCCAACAGCAGCTCTCCGGCGGACTTTCTGCTGGAGAACCTCAAGATTCAGACCCAGGTGATCGAAACGGCCTGGCGCTCTGGGGTGCGGCGGCTGTTGTTTCTGGGAAGCAGCTGCATCTACCCCAAGTTCGCCGAGCAGCCGATCCGAGAAGAGGCGCTGCTCACCGGAGCGCTGGAGCCCACCAATGAGTGGTATGCAATCGCCAAGATCGCCGGCATCAAGCTGTGCGAGGCGCTGCGGTTGCAGCACGGCTTTGATGCGATCAGCCTGATGCCCACCAATCTGTATGGGCCGGGTGACAACTACCACCCCACCAACAGCCACGTGCTGCCGGCGCTGATCCGCCGCTTCCATGAGGCCGCGGAAGCTAACGCCCCAAGCGTGACCTGCTGGGGCACCGGTTCACCGCTCCGCGAATTCCTGCATGTGGACGACCTCGGCGAGGCCTGCGTGTTTGCTCTGGAGCACTGGAGCCCGGCCCTAGGTGAGCTCACCTATCTGAATGTCGGCACCGGCAAAGATCTGAGCATCCGCGAGCTGGCGGAGGCGGTGGCCACCGCCACGGGCTACCAAGGCGCGATCCACTGGGACAGCAGCAAGCCTGACGGCACCCCGAAGAAACAGCTGGACGTGACCCGCCTGGCCGCCCTCGGTTGGCGGGCTCGGATTTCCCTTGCAGAAGGTCTGGCGAGCACTGTGGCGCTGTTTCGCGAGGAGCATGCGCAGCTGCTGGTGCGGCTCTAG